In Crinalium epipsammum PCC 9333, the genomic window ACCATACCCCATTGCCTCAAACACCTTCCCGGCATTTTTTTCGACGCTTGCACTCACAATCAGAATCACACAGGGAGACTGTTTCATGATTTGACGGGTAGCTTCCACACCATCAATAACTGGCATGAATAGATCCATCAAAATTAAGTCGGGGGTGTCTTTGGCGCAGTGGGCGATCGCATCTGCACCATCCCGCGCCACCCATGCCACTTCATAACCTGGAACGGTTAGCAGCACTCGCTTAAGGGCTTCCACTGCCATAGCCATATCATTGACGATCGCAATTCTCATCTCAGGTACAGACTTATTCTGATCATGGATTTCTTTACTGTAAATGTTTCCGCAAGAAAACCGAGACTTTTAAGCTATCCTTAATCCTTAGCCAATTCGCTCAGTCTGCTATTTGCCAATTAAATCAACGATCGCGTTCACTAATGTATCGTCATGGAAGCTGCTTTTGGTGATGTAATAGTCTGCCCCGGCTTCCATACCCTGAATGCGGTCATCTTCGCGATCGCGGTAAGACACAATAATGACTGGAAGCGAATTTAATTTGGGATGATCTTTGATCTGTTTAACGAGTTCAATGCCGTTCATGCGGGGCATATCAATATCGCTCAATACAAGGTCGTAATGATTGCTCCGAATGGCTGTCCACGCATCCATTCCGTTTACGGCAACATCCACATCGTAGCCGCGATTTTGCAGCAGCTTTCGGGTCATTTCACGCACAGTAATGGAATCATCTACAACTAGAAGGCGTTTTTGATCGTCTCCTTTTTTGGCTTTCTTCACGTCAATGGGTCTCAATTGACCACTGTTGAGCATATTGTCAATTGAGCGCACCAAATCAGAAACATCCACAATTAAAACAGGCAAGCCATTATCCATTAGAGCAGAGGCACTAATATCCCGAACTTTACCCAAACGCGGATCGAGTGGACGCACCACTAAATCCCTTTCGCCGATAAACTGGTCTACAACCAAGCCATAAGCGTTGGATTGATCGCTGATCGCAACTATACAGAGCGCATCATCAGAGGATAAAACCTCCGGTAAATCCAGAACATGGTGAGCGGCAATCAACCCGATATTTTGCTCATCTTTAGTGAAATATTGGCGACCTTCCACGACATGAATATCGGATTTGGCAAGTTTGACAATTTGATCTATTCGTGCTAAAGGGAAGGCATAAGGTTCACCCGAAATCTCGACAATTAGCGTCCTAACAACCGAGAGCGTGAGGGGAAGTTGAAAGTGAAAATTAGTACCCTTTCGGAATTGAGATGTGGCGCGAATCGTTCCACCAACCTCTTGCACCATACTTTTGGCAATATCTAATCCCACACCACGTCCTGAAATTTCAGTCACCTGTTCGGCTGTAGAAAATCCAGGTAGAAACAGAAACTCGATGATTTCAGCTTCGGTAAGTTGAGCAGCGGTTATGGGTGAAGCTAAATTCTGATCGATAATCTTTTGGCGCATTTGATCGGGATCGATTCCTCTGCCGTCGTCGGTAATGGTAATTGCCAGCATACCGCCACGATGAAATGATTCGAGACGAACTGTTCCTTCCATCGGTTTGCCTGCTGCCTCTCGCTCTTCGGGGGGTTCGATTCCGTGATCGACCGCATTACGAATGATGTGAGTCAGGGGTGCTTCCAGTTTTTTGAGGATATCACGATCGACCGGGGTTGACTGACCAATAATCTCTAGCTTGACCTGCTTATTTAATCGTCGTGCTAGGTCACGAACCATGCGAGGAAAGCCTTGTACTCCATCAACAAATGGACGCATATGGGAGGCAATCACTTCCCTGTAAAGGCGATCGCTCAAATTCGTTGTGCGACGAGCATATAGTTCCAGTTCACCCAAGCGATCCGTGAGAATTTCCCGACATTCTTGGGCTTTACGTCGAGCCATGTCCAGAACTTGCTGGCTTTCTGAATTAATTGGAGTGTTCGCTAATGTGGTATGAATTGTTTCCAGAAGTCTGGCAAGCTCTAATTGACGAGATTTGAGCGTGGTAAAGGAATCTGCAAAAGGTTGCAGCCAATTTGCCTCAACCAGCGATTCACCCGCCAACCCCATAATTCGGTTCAAATTTTCTGCCGTAACTCGCACCACCCGATCCGTTGGGATGGCGATCGTCTCAACAGTGGCAATTTCGGTGCGATCTGCGCTACGCAGCAGCGCTTCGCTATCGCTTTGGCTCAGTGCTGATTGATCGACTGGAACCAGGGATGTTGCTTGGCGATCGCTAAAATCTGGAGGTAGCAGAGCCGCGATCGCGCCATAACAGATCTCAAACTCTTCAGCTTTTTGGGCTAACCATTCAAGTAGATCGACTTCACTTACCTGACTAAGCGCTTGCAGCAAATCAACGCCTTGCAGTAACACATCAATCGGGTCTGAACCTAAGGTAATGATCTGGCTTTGCGCTGCCACAAAGCAATCTTCCATCCAGTGCGCCAGATTAACGACGGCATCTAGAGAAACAATTCGAGCCGCACCTTTAATCGAGTGAGATCCCCGCATCAGCGCTTCCAGTGTCTGATCAGATTGCGGGTTAGCTTCTAGGGTCAGCAGTCCCTGATTCAGAATAGAGATTTGGGTTTCAATTTCCTGACGAAATAGCTCCAGCATGGAATCATCGCTCATGGTCAAAAAACCTTGTGGTTTAGGGTGTAAAACAATAGTTCAGAATCCAAAAAATTCAGCTTCTTATCTTGCCAGGTAACGACCCCTTTGGTGTAAGCTTCCGATGCTTTGGAAATGATTACCGGAGCATCTTTGAACTCATTGATATGAAAGCGGTAGGTTCCATGAACCTCATCCACCGGAAATACCCACTTATTCTCATTTCTTCCAGCAACAATCATGCGTTGCGGATTAATCGTATTAGAGAAATCTGCTGATTCTGCAACCGGATCTAGACCGAGTAAGTCTCTGAGCGAAATACACAGAAGCATTTCACCGCGAATGTTGATCAACCCCAAAAATATAGAGTTACTGCGGTGAGGGACGGTATGAATGGCGTAAGGCGGAGTCACTTCTTGCAGGATGTTGACTGGCAATGCTAACCGTTCGTTACCAAGACGAAAAATGATTACAGAAAGGGTATCTGCGGCGCGAACTAGCGTTCCTTCTCCCACTCCAATCTGCTGTGTGGAAGCTTCTGACAAGATATCCGTCCATTCTTGGAGATACTCAGGTGGAGTATTTCGCTCTAGCAAGCTGCGTCCGGCAGCAGAGTAAACATTGCAGTTGCGGCAGTGGATAACGGTCTTCAGTTCGCCACAGGTGCGATCGCCCATTACCCCAATCTGATTCCAGCAATCGTTCAGTGTGGGATGGTCAAATTCAGAATCGTCTGGTATTGATACCGTATTCAAATAACTTTCCATGGTTTAAGCTGTCACTTTAAATCGAGCAAT contains:
- a CDS encoding chemotaxis protein CheW, yielding MESYLNTVSIPDDSEFDHPTLNDCWNQIGVMGDRTCGELKTVIHCRNCNVYSAAGRSLLERNTPPEYLQEWTDILSEASTQQIGVGEGTLVRAADTLSVIIFRLGNERLALPVNILQEVTPPYAIHTVPHRSNSIFLGLINIRGEMLLCISLRDLLGLDPVAESADFSNTINPQRMIVAGRNENKWVFPVDEVHGTYRFHINEFKDAPVIISKASEAYTKGVVTWQDKKLNFLDSELLFYTLNHKVF
- a CDS encoding hybrid sensor histidine kinase/response regulator, producing the protein MTMSDDSMLELFRQEIETQISILNQGLLTLEANPQSDQTLEALMRGSHSIKGAARIVSLDAVVNLAHWMEDCFVAAQSQIITLGSDPIDVLLQGVDLLQALSQVSEVDLLEWLAQKAEEFEICYGAIAALLPPDFSDRQATSLVPVDQSALSQSDSEALLRSADRTEIATVETIAIPTDRVVRVTAENLNRIMGLAGESLVEANWLQPFADSFTTLKSRQLELARLLETIHTTLANTPINSESQQVLDMARRKAQECREILTDRLGELELYARRTTNLSDRLYREVIASHMRPFVDGVQGFPRMVRDLARRLNKQVKLEIIGQSTPVDRDILKKLEAPLTHIIRNAVDHGIEPPEEREAAGKPMEGTVRLESFHRGGMLAITITDDGRGIDPDQMRQKIIDQNLASPITAAQLTEAEIIEFLFLPGFSTAEQVTEISGRGVGLDIAKSMVQEVGGTIRATSQFRKGTNFHFQLPLTLSVVRTLIVEISGEPYAFPLARIDQIVKLAKSDIHVVEGRQYFTKDEQNIGLIAAHHVLDLPEVLSSDDALCIVAISDQSNAYGLVVDQFIGERDLVVRPLDPRLGKVRDISASALMDNGLPVLIVDVSDLVRSIDNMLNSGQLRPIDVKKAKKGDDQKRLLVVDDSITVREMTRKLLQNRGYDVDVAVNGMDAWTAIRSNHYDLVLSDIDMPRMNGIELVKQIKDHPKLNSLPVIIVSYRDREDDRIQGMEAGADYYITKSSFHDDTLVNAIVDLIGK